Within the Anaerolineae bacterium genome, the region GTTTTTTTACCACAGAGATCACTGAGAACACAGAGAGAATGCCTCTTCCCCACGCTCCAGCGTGGGAATGCATACGGAACAAGAAGAGTATAAATGAAGGTAAATTTATCAAGGATTCTTACTATAATTGCTTCAGCCCTTATTCTTTTCACCGCAACCCCCGCCCTGTCCTACGTCCCTGACGACCTTGATTTTGCTCCCATGGGCGATGGCGCTGTCAGGACATATACAATTCCCTCAATCAATTACAAAATGGTCTATATCCAGCCGGGCACCTTCATGATGGGCAGCCCTTCAAATGAGCCGGAACGCGACAGTGATGATCGTCAGCATGAGGTTACTCTTACAAAAGGTTTTTACATGGGCGCGACAGAGGTTACTCAGGGACAGTGGCGAGAGATCATGGGAAACAACCCGTCGAAATTCAAAGGAGATAATCTGCCGGTGGAGCAGGTATCCTGGAACGACTGCCGGGAATTTATAAGGAAGCTGAACAGTCAGGAGGGCGGAAACAAACACCGTCCGCCTACCGAGGCTGAGTGGGAATATGCGTGCAGGGCAGGGAGCAAAACAAGGTTTTGCTTTGGTGACAGCGATTCAAGGCTGGGCGACTATGCCTGGTATTCTAACAACTCGTCATCAAAGACACACCCTGTTGCGGAAAAGAAGCCCAACGCTTGGGGTCTCAATGTCTGGGAGTGGTGTCAGGACAGTTGTGAGTATAGCGGTGGCGTTGTAACTGATACATATCGTGATGGTATTGAGGATCCGCTTTGTAACAGTGGCTCGTTCCGGGTGTATCGCGGTGGCAGCTGGGACGACAACGCGAGGTTCTGCCTGTCAGCGTATCGCGACAGCAACACCCCGGACGTCAGGCTCAGCTACCTGGGCTTTCGCCTCGCCAGGACACCTTAGATTTTGGTTTTTTACCTTTTTACCTTTTGGAAACGCTGCGGCCT harbors:
- a CDS encoding formylglycine-generating enzyme family protein; the encoded protein is MKVNLSRILTIIASALILFTATPALSYVPDDLDFAPMGDGAVRTYTIPSINYKMVYIQPGTFMMGSPSNEPERDSDDRQHEVTLTKGFYMGATEVTQGQWREIMGNNPSKFKGDNLPVEQVSWNDCREFIRKLNSQEGGNKHRPPTEAEWEYACRAGSKTRFCFGDSDSRLGDYAWYSNNSSSKTHPVAEKKPNAWGLNVWEWCQDSCEYSGGVVTDTYRDGIEDPLCNSGSFRVYRGGSWDDNARFCLSAYRDSNTPDVRLSYLGFRLARTP